The Deinococcus sp. KNUC1210 nucleotide sequence GCCCGACACCGCCGTGAGCCATACCCGCTCCGTGCAGCGCTTCGAGGGCCATCAGGACGCCGGAGGCAACCTCGGCGGGATGGGTCGCCAGGGCTGCCGTATGCGGCAACTCGGTCACGGCGTACAGATGGCCTTCCCAGTCGTCCATCTCGGTGACGGGCAGCAGCGAGGGCGACGGGGGCAGCGAAGGCGGCAGCATCATCCCGTAGCGCTCCGGCGGCAGGCGGTGCAGAAGCGCGGCGATACCGGTGACCCGTTCCACGCCGTACAGCGTCTGCACGGATGGTTCCCGAACTGCCGAAACGGTTGCCGGGCCAGCAGACCCGGCCCGGTTCATTCCACCCGCTGGCGGGGCCGAAATGACGTATGGGCCGATTGCTTTCACGCGCCGAGTATAGCGGGTGGGCGCGGCTGAACGCTGATCGGGCGGAAGCAGTAGACAGGGCATGAATGCGCTCCTGTGGGCGGTGACGCGCCTGTGATCCTGGGTGTGGCAATACCGGTCAGGGCGGCCCTCCCTCTCACTTGCTTCCGGTTATGCGTCTCTGTTCCTGGTTGTGGCAGGTTGTCGGGGGCGGCCCCTCCTCATTCTTGCTTCGTCAGTGCGTCTCTGTTTCTGGTTGTGGCAATCTCGGTCGGGGCGACCCTCCCTCTCACTTGCTTCCGGTTATGCGTCTCTGTTTCTGGGTGTGGCAGGTTGTCGGGGGCGGCCCCTCCTCTGTCTTGCTTCGTCAGTGCGTCTCTGTTCCTGGTTGTTTGTAACCCCCTCCCTTGCCCCCCTCCCCTCACGTGCGCTACAACTCCGGCATGCATGAGAACCTGCTCGCCGCCCTCCGCACGGTGAATGATCCAGAACTTCACCGCGATCTGGTTTCGCTCGGAATGATCGAGCGGGCTGAACTGGTGGGCGGTACGGCAGACATCAAAGTGAATCTGACCACGCCTGCCTGTCCGCTGAAAGCCACCATCGAAGCCGATGTGACGCGGGCTGCCATGCTGGTCAGCGGTGTGGACTCGGTGCGGGTCGAGTTCGGCGCTCAGGTCCGTACACAGGCCACACCGCCGCTGCCGGGTGTCAAGAATGTGATCGTGGTGGGCAGCGGCAAGGGCGGCGTCGGAAAATCGTCGGTGGCAAGCAACCTCGCCTGTGCGCTGGCGCGTATGGGCGCGTCGGTGGGTCTGCTCGACGCCGACGTGTACGGCCCCAGCATCGCGCACATGATGGGGCAGGGCAGCGCCCGCATCACCGCCAATGCCGAGAAGAAAATGCAGCCGATCGAGGCGCACGGTGTCCGGTTTCTGAGCATGGGCAACCTGATGCCCGCTGGACAGGCGCTGGTATGGCGCGGGCCGATGCTGCACTCTGCGATTCAGCAGTTTCTGAAGGATGCGGCCTGGGGCACGCTCGATTACCTGATCGTGGATCTGCCGCCGGGCACCGGAGACGTGCAGCTCTCGCTGACCCAGACGGTGCAGCTCACCGGGGCCGTCATCGTGACCACCCCGCAGGACGTGGCGCTGCTCGACGCCAGCCGCGCTATCGACATGTTCCGCAAGGCCAATGTGCCGATCCTGGGCATCGTCGAGAACATGAGCTATTTCGTGGCTCCCGATACCGGACACAGTTACGACATCTTCGGGCGCGGCGGAGCCAGAAAGCTGGCCCAGAGCTTCGGCGGCCTTCCGGTCCTGGGCGAAGTGCCGCTCGATACCGAAGTGCGTCAGGACAGCGACGCGGGTCGCCCGGCTGTGCTGGCCCACCCGGACAGTCCGGCGGCCCTTAGCCTGTCTCAGATCGCCCGCAATCTGGCCGGACGCATCAGCGTGCAGACCTTCCAGGGCTCGCTTGAGCCGCTTCCGATGGCCTGAGGAGGAATCTGCATGGCTGCATCCGGCTCTCCTGCCCGTTTTCCCGTTTCGGCCTCCGCCGCCCCTCAGATCCCTTCAGCTCCGCAGGGCCCGCTGCCAGCCAACACCAAATCGCGGCTGCTGGAAGTCGTGAAGCGGCATGGTGCCCAGACCGCGCAGGCACTGGCACGTGAGCTGGAAATCAGTGTTCCCGCTGCCCGCAAGCACCTTCAGGGCCTTCAGGAAGCCGGGCTGATCGCGGCCCGCACCGAGAAACCCGGTGGGCGGGGCCGCCCTCAGCACGTCTATGCCCTGAGTGAGCGCGGCGAGAGCACCTTTCCGAAATCGTATGCCACGCTGTGCAGCGACGTGCTGTCGCATGTTCAACAGCTCTTCGGAGAGGGCGCGGTGCTTCAGGTGATGGACGCCCGCCGCGCCGAACTGTACCGGCGACTGTCGAGCGTGGTGCAGGGCGACCTCGATCAGCGGGTGCAGATTCTGGCACACGAGCTGAAGGAGGCCGGATACGCCGCCGAGGTGATCTACGAGCGTGGCGCGTGGTTTCTGGTCGAGCGCAACTGTCCTGCCCTGAAGGTAGCCCGCGACTTCGGGCAGCTCTGCGAAAGCGAACTGAACCTGTACCGCGACCTGCTGGGCACCAACGTGGTGCGCGAATCACGGATCGCGTGCGGGGCTGCCGAGTGCCGCTACCGCATCGGCTGAGGAGCACGCCTATTCCGGCAGTTCCAGCAGCGTTACCCACCGCCCTGCCGCGTCCGCTGTACGGTCTGGTCGCCTGGCCCTGCAGCACCCTCGACCGCTGGCTCCGGCAGCAGCAGCAGCGTCTGGGCGTGCGGGCCTTCGGAGAGCCACACCTGAATCTGCGTGCTCCCTTCAGCGCCCAGAGTTCCGAAGCGGCGCTGGTGGACTCGCTGCGTGGTCTGCTGGCCCACACCCGGCCCTTTGAAGTGCAGGTAGGCGGCTGGCGCGTCTTTCCCGGCACGGTGTTTCTGGAATGCCACCTGTCGCCCGAACTGCTCGCGCTGCACGACCACGTGCTGACGCTGCCGGGTGCGCCCCCTCAGCCCTACGATCAGAAGGAGTACATTCCGCATCTGACGCTGGCGCTGGGCGTGCTGCCGTGGGCCAGAGACGACCTGAACAGCGAGCTACTCCAGCTCACGCCGCCCGTCTCGCGCTTCACCGTCTCGGCCCTGAGCCTGACGCGTGAGGGCGGCGGCGAGGTACGCGAAATCCACACCTTTCCGCTGGGCGAAGGCACAGACTGAGCGCCGTTCCTCAGGCCTCGTTTTCGCTGTTCACCATCTGCACCGCCACCCTGCTGAGCGCCATGTACATCTCGGCGGCGGTGTCCGGATCGATCTCCGGCGACTCGTGCAGCGCGGTCTGCATGCAGGTCAGCCATTCCCGTGCCCGCTGCGGCGTGACCGCGAAGGGCAGGTGCCGCGCCCGCAGCCGGGGATGTCCGTACTGCTGATGGTACAGAGGCGGGCCGCCCAGAAACCCCGACAGAAACGCGAACTGCTTTTCGAGCGTGCTCGTCCACAGCGCCGGATCGTGGCTGCCGGGAAAATCTCGGCCAGATGTGCGTTGGCGGCAACGTGGCGGTAAAACCGCTCCAGCAGGCTGCGGAGCGCGTCCGGGCCGATGCGCTCGTACAGCGTGCCGCGCAGGTCGGGCGAAAGAGGGTTGGACAGCATAGCCCGAGTGTAGCCAGCTAGAGCAGCGTCGGCTGGAGCAGCTTCGCAATCGGTGCATAGCTGGGCCGGTGAATCTCGCTCACGCCCAGACGGGCCAGCGCTTCCCGGTGGGCCGGTGCGCCGTAGCCCTTGTGCCCGGAAAAACCGTAGCCGGGGTAGCGGGCGTCGAGCTGCGTCATCAGGGCGTCGCGCTCGGTCTTGGCGAGGATGCTGGCGGCGGCCACGCTCAGGCTCAGGGCGTCGGCCTTCGGGGGTGCGAGGAGCGGCAGCGAGGTGGGTAGCCGCAGGTAATCGGTCACGAGTGCCTCGGCCGCCGGCTGCAGCCGGGCGATGGCGCGTGCGGCGGCGGCGTGGGTGGCTCCCAGAATATTGAGCCGGGTAATTTCCCCGGGCCAGGCGTGTTCGACGGCGTAGGCCACCGCGACCTCGCGCACCTGCACCGCCAGTCGTTCGCGCTGGGCCGCCGTCAGCGCCTTGGAATCGTTGAACAGTGCGCCCTGAAGCGTGCTCGGCAGGATCACCGCCGCCACCGTGACCGGCCCGGCCCACGCCCCGCGCCCGGCCTCGTCCACGCCCGCCACCCGGAAGGAGCCGCGTGTCCAGTGCTGCAACTCCAGGCTGAAGTCGGGGCTGGTCTTCGGGGTCATGGCCTCAGAGTAGCGAATTCTGAAACACGGCCCGGTGCGAACGGCATAATGCTTCTCATGCCCAACACGCCTGCCCCCAAACACAACCGACCCAAGCGGAAGGGACCGGAGCAGCCGAACGATCAGGCTCCGCAGCCGCGCACGCTGAAACTCGGCACCCGCCGCGCCGCGCCTCCCAGCCCCGCGCCCGCCATCGCGCAGGCGGCGCAGGCGTACTTTCAAACCTATCCCGCGACCCTGCCGCCGCGCCTGGAAACGCTGCGGCGCGGCGTGGCGACCAAGGCGGGCGTGCGCGGCGCACCCGGCATCGACGCGGCCCAGGCACTGCTGGCGAGCACGCTGCAAAAAGACAGAGTGCGCGGCACGGTGCTGGACCTGAGCGCGATGGGCGGCCTGATCGGAGCGCTGCCGGGCGTGACGCTGCGGGCAGTGGAGGCGTCGGCCCCGGCACTGGCGGCCCTGAAAGCGTCGGGCTTCGAGGGTGTGGCCGCCGCGCCGGGCGACCCGCTCAGCAGCCACTGGGCCGACCGCGCTCCCACCGTCACACTGGTGCTGGCGGGCGACCGGGGCAACGCCTACACCGAGGCGCAGGTGATCTGGGCACATGCCAGCACGCCGCCCGGAGGCACGCTGTACATCGCCGGAGACAAGGACAAGGGCTACGACCGCTACGTTCGCCGCGCGGCCGCTCTGTTCGGCACTGGGGAAACCATCGCCCGTGACGGCGGAATGCGGGTCGGCAAGATGGTGCGGCGTCCGGGCATCACACCGCCGCTGCCAGAGCCGGAGCGCTACGAGACGCATGGCCTTCAGGTGGTCGGCTGGCCCGGCGTCTTCAGTGCGGGCAGGCTCGACAAGGCCACCAACCTGCTGCTGAACACGCTGGAAGGTCTGGATCTGGCGGGGCAGCGGGTTCTCGACCTCGGCTGCGGGGCAGGCGTGATCGGAGCGTGGGCGGCCCAGCGCGGCGCACACGTGACGCTGCTCGACGCCGATCTCTCCAGCGTGCGGAGCGCAGAGGCCACCCTGCACGCCAGCGGCCTGAGCGGACGGGTGCTGCATAGCGACGTAGACGCCGCACTGGACGACACCGGGTACGATCTGGTGCTCAGCAATCCGCCGTTTCATGTGGGGCGCGGCGTGGTGCTGGACGTGGCCGCCGAGTTCATCGCAGCGGCGGGGCGGCGGCTGCGCCCCGGTGGGCGGCTGGTGCTGGTCGCCAACGACTTCCTTCCCTACGAAGCGCGGCTGAGCGGCTGGCAGGACGTGACGGCGCTGGCCCGCGATCAAGGCTTCAAGGTTCTCAGCGCCTACACCCCCTGACCACCCGCCGCTCTTCCCTGCTCTGAAAAAATCCTGGAGGCCAGATGGAACAGTTGCCCCTGAACTCCCGCACACCGGTCAGGTCCGGTGCTGCAAGTGCCGCCGAATCCGCTGCCGAGAGCCTGCCGAGCGGCGCTGCCGTACCGGAGCACCTCGACAGCAGCGTCAGAAAGCCGCCTCCCCGAAAAACGGGCAGCAAGGCCAGGACCCCGGCAGGCATCGCCACCGAGAAAGCGCACTACGCGCATCCGGCGATTCAGGAACTGCTGCGAGCAGGGCGGGCGGCGGGCAGCGTGGCGAGCGAAGACGTGGCGGCAGCGCTCACCACGGCGCTGGAGGCGAGTGGCCTCGACCCGGAAGACGCCGCCGCCTTCGAGGAGATGCAGCTGTATCTGGCTGCTCAGCGCATCGAGATCCAGGATCTGGAGGAAGAGGGCGACGAAGCCGAGGAAGAGACGGAAGGCAGCGAGCGCCGCGACACCGACCCGGAAAGCGACGAGGAAAAAGCCCACGACGACATGCCGCGTGCAGTGTCGAGCGACCCGGTGCGCCAGTACCTGCACGAAATCGGGCGGGTGCCGCTGCTGACACTGGAAGAGGAAATCTCGCTGGCCCGCCGGATCGAGGAAGGCGAGGCCGCCAAACAGACGCTGAACGAGGACCTTAACCTGGAAGACCGCGTCCGCCGCCGCCTGCTGCGTCAGGGCGAAGACGGCGACGCGGCCCGCCAGGGGCTGATCGAGGCCAATCTGCGGCTGGTGGTGTCGATTGCCAAGAAGTACACCGGGCGCGGACTGGGCTTTCTCGATCTGATTCAGGAGGGCAATCAGGGGCTGATCCGGGCGGTCGAGAAGTTCGAGTATCGCCGCCGCTACAAATTCAGTACCTACGCGACGTGGTGGATTCGTCAGGCCATCAACCGCGCCATTGCCGACCAGGCCCGCACCATCCGTATTCCGGTGCACATGGTCGAGACCATCAACAAGCTCGCGCGCACGGTTCGCCTGCTTCAGCAGGAACTGTCGCGCGAGGCCAGCTACGCCGAGATTGCCGAGGCGATGGGACCGGGCTGGGACGCCGCCAAGGTGGAAGAGGTGCAGAAGGTCTCGCAGGAGCCGGTGAGCCTGGAAACGCCTGTCGGAGACGAGAAAGACAGCTTTTACGGCGACTTCATCCCCGATGACAACCTGGATTCCCCGGTCGAGAATGCCGCCCGGACTCTGCTGAGCGAGGAACTGGAAAAGGCCCTGAGCAAGCTGTCCGAGCGCGAGTCGCAGGTGCTGAAATTTCGCAAGGGTCTGATCGACGGGCGTGAGCACACGCTGGAGGAGGTCGGCCAGCACTTCAGCGTGACCCGCGAACGAATTCGCCAGATCGAGAACAAGGCGCTGAGAAAGCTGAAATACCACGAGAGCCGCACCCGCAAGCTGCGCGATTTTCTGGAGTAACGCGCCGCAGCGCGGGCAGATCGGTGGGCATTCCCGCTGTGTTTTATAAAGTATGGATGTGGGCCAGATGTGCTATGATGCACCGAATGGACGAGCCTCCCAGTTTGGTTTCTGGCAAACGGATCGTTCTTGCCTACACCGCCCCACCTCTGCAAGGCAAAGGGCGGCGTTTTTGCTGTAGACCCGCGTGCGCGGGTGCGGCGAAGCGGGCAAGCAGTTTCGCGTTCCTGTTTGAGCTGTTCTGCGAAACTGCGGCACGATGGAGCGTGCCTCTCAGATGAACGATTACATAGGTGTGCTGGCACTGGTCTTTCTGGTGCTGTTCAACGGTTTCTTTGTGGCGGTCGAATACGCGCTGGTCAGCGTTCGCCACACCCGCATCGACCAACTGGCTTCCGAAGGCTCGCGTGCGGCTCAGACGGTACAGAAGGTGCTCGGACGCCTCGACCGCTACATCGCGGCGGTGCAACTCGGCGTTTCGATGATGAGCATGTTGATCGGCTTTATTGCCGAACCGGCCATCGAACATCTGGCGCATCCGGTGTTTACGGCGATTGGAACGCCCGCCAACTGGATCAAGCCGCTGTCGTTTACGCTGGCGTTCGTGCTCTCGACCACGCTGCACATCGTCTTCGGTGAGCTGTTTCCCAAGTCGGCAGCCCTGCAACGCAGTGAACAGGTGGCGATGGCCTTCACGCCGCCACTCGTGGCCTTTACCGCCGTGTTCGGGCCGGTCATCTCGCTGCTCAACGCCTTCGGGCGCGGCGTGCTGAAACTGTTCGGCTTCAAGGCGGTGGCGGGCCATCATACCGCTCACTCGGAAGAAGAGATCCGCATGATCGTCTCGGCCAGCAGCCAGGAAGGCGTGCTGGAAAACGACGAGAAAGAGCTGCTGTACAACGTCTTTGACCTGTCGGACACCATGGTCAAATCGGTGATGACGCCGCGCATGGAAATGATCGTGGTCGAGAGCGCCGCGCCCCTGAGAAGGCTGCTGGAGCTGAACACCGAACACGGCTACTCGCGGGTGCCGGTGTATCAGGACACGCCTGACAACGTGGTGGGTGTGGCACATACCAGCGACGTGCTGCGCCATCTGGAAGAACTCGACCAGATCACGGTGGCCGAGCTGATGCGCCCGACGTTCTACGTGCCGGAAGGCATGCGGATCAACGACCTGCTGAAGAAGATGCAGAGCCGCAAGAGCCATATGGCGGTGGTGGTCGACGAGCTGGGCGGGACCTCTGGTCTGGTCACGCTGGAAGACGCCCTGGAAGAGATCGTGGGTGAAATCTACGACGAAGACGACGAGGAAGACGAAGCGCTGGTCGAGGTGCTGGGCGAGGGTCTGTATCTGATGGACGCCTCGCTGGATGTGGACGAGGTCGAGACGCGTCTGGGCACCACGCTGGACGACGAGGAAGACGAAGGCGACTTCGACACGCTGGCAGGATTCGTGACGCACCACTTCGGAGATATTCCGGAGGTGGGCCAGAATTTCATGCACGGGGGCTGGTGCTTTACCGTCGAGGAAGCTGACGAGCGCCGGGTGTCGAAAGTGCGTGTAGAACGGATGCCCGAGCCGATCCTGGGCGAAAACGAAGCGGAGGCCCTGCATGAAACAACCTGATTCCGAACTGCTGGCCGCTGCCAAAGCCGCCTTCCAGAATGCCTACGCACCCTACAGCCACTTTCACGTCGGCGCGGCGCTGAGAACCCCTTCGGGGCAGCTGTTCAGCGGCGCGAACGTCGAGAACGCCAGCTACGGCCTGGGCCGCTGCGCCGAGCAGTCG carries:
- a CDS encoding Mrp/NBP35 family ATP-binding protein, with protein sequence MHENLLAALRTVNDPELHRDLVSLGMIERAELVGGTADIKVNLTTPACPLKATIEADVTRAAMLVSGVDSVRVEFGAQVRTQATPPLPGVKNVIVVGSGKGGVGKSSVASNLACALARMGASVGLLDADVYGPSIAHMMGQGSARITANAEKKMQPIEAHGVRFLSMGNLMPAGQALVWRGPMLHSAIQQFLKDAAWGTLDYLIVDLPPGTGDVQLSLTQTVQLTGAVIVTTPQDVALLDASRAIDMFRKANVPILGIVENMSYFVAPDTGHSYDIFGRGGARKLAQSFGGLPVLGEVPLDTEVRQDSDAGRPAVLAHPDSPAALSLSQIARNLAGRISVQTFQGSLEPLPMA
- a CDS encoding metalloregulator ArsR/SmtB family transcription factor, giving the protein MAASGSPARFPVSASAAPQIPSAPQGPLPANTKSRLLEVVKRHGAQTAQALARELEISVPAARKHLQGLQEAGLIAARTEKPGGRGRPQHVYALSERGESTFPKSYATLCSDVLSHVQQLFGEGAVLQVMDARRAELYRRLSSVVQGDLDQRVQILAHELKEAGYAAEVIYERGAWFLVERNCPALKVARDFGQLCESELNLYRDLLGTNVVRESRIACGAAECRYRIG
- a CDS encoding 2'-5' RNA ligase family protein yields the protein MPLPHRLRSTPIPAVPAALPTALPRPLYGLVAWPCSTLDRWLRQQQQRLGVRAFGEPHLNLRAPFSAQSSEAALVDSLRGLLAHTRPFEVQVGGWRVFPGTVFLECHLSPELLALHDHVLTLPGAPPQPYDQKEYIPHLTLALGVLPWARDDLNSELLQLTPPVSRFTVSALSLTREGGGEVREIHTFPLGEGTD
- a CDS encoding ribonuclease HII, with the protein product MTPKTSPDFSLELQHWTRGSFRVAGVDEAGRGAWAGPVTVAAVILPSTLQGALFNDSKALTAAQRERLAVQVREVAVAYAVEHAWPGEITRLNILGATHAAAARAIARLQPAAEALVTDYLRLPTSLPLLAPPKADALSLSVAAASILAKTERDALMTQLDARYPGYGFSGHKGYGAPAHREALARLGVSEIHRPSYAPIAKLLQPTLL
- a CDS encoding class I SAM-dependent methyltransferase, yielding MPNTPAPKHNRPKRKGPEQPNDQAPQPRTLKLGTRRAAPPSPAPAIAQAAQAYFQTYPATLPPRLETLRRGVATKAGVRGAPGIDAAQALLASTLQKDRVRGTVLDLSAMGGLIGALPGVTLRAVEASAPALAALKASGFEGVAAAPGDPLSSHWADRAPTVTLVLAGDRGNAYTEAQVIWAHASTPPGGTLYIAGDKDKGYDRYVRRAAALFGTGETIARDGGMRVGKMVRRPGITPPLPEPERYETHGLQVVGWPGVFSAGRLDKATNLLLNTLEGLDLAGQRVLDLGCGAGVIGAWAAQRGAHVTLLDADLSSVRSAEATLHASGLSGRVLHSDVDAALDDTGYDLVLSNPPFHVGRGVVLDVAAEFIAAAGRRLRPGGRLVLVANDFLPYEARLSGWQDVTALARDQGFKVLSAYTP
- the rpoD gene encoding RNA polymerase sigma factor RpoD, with protein sequence MEQLPLNSRTPVRSGAASAAESAAESLPSGAAVPEHLDSSVRKPPPRKTGSKARTPAGIATEKAHYAHPAIQELLRAGRAAGSVASEDVAAALTTALEASGLDPEDAAAFEEMQLYLAAQRIEIQDLEEEGDEAEEETEGSERRDTDPESDEEKAHDDMPRAVSSDPVRQYLHEIGRVPLLTLEEEISLARRIEEGEAAKQTLNEDLNLEDRVRRRLLRQGEDGDAARQGLIEANLRLVVSIAKKYTGRGLGFLDLIQEGNQGLIRAVEKFEYRRRYKFSTYATWWIRQAINRAIADQARTIRIPVHMVETINKLARTVRLLQQELSREASYAEIAEAMGPGWDAAKVEEVQKVSQEPVSLETPVGDEKDSFYGDFIPDDNLDSPVENAARTLLSEELEKALSKLSERESQVLKFRKGLIDGREHTLEEVGQHFSVTRERIRQIENKALRKLKYHESRTRKLRDFLE
- a CDS encoding hemolysin family protein, which translates into the protein MNDYIGVLALVFLVLFNGFFVAVEYALVSVRHTRIDQLASEGSRAAQTVQKVLGRLDRYIAAVQLGVSMMSMLIGFIAEPAIEHLAHPVFTAIGTPANWIKPLSFTLAFVLSTTLHIVFGELFPKSAALQRSEQVAMAFTPPLVAFTAVFGPVISLLNAFGRGVLKLFGFKAVAGHHTAHSEEEIRMIVSASSQEGVLENDEKELLYNVFDLSDTMVKSVMTPRMEMIVVESAAPLRRLLELNTEHGYSRVPVYQDTPDNVVGVAHTSDVLRHLEELDQITVAELMRPTFYVPEGMRINDLLKKMQSRKSHMAVVVDELGGTSGLVTLEDALEEIVGEIYDEDDEEDEALVEVLGEGLYLMDASLDVDEVETRLGTTLDDEEDEGDFDTLAGFVTHHFGDIPEVGQNFMHGGWCFTVEEADERRVSKVRVERMPEPILGENEAEALHETT